CTGGCTTCAGATACATCTATCATCATGTTGGCGGGATTATGCCGAGATCATCTCCGGAGGCAAGGAGGAATCGTATCCGTCATGTCCGGCATGACAGGCGTTCTATCTCTGGAACAAGCACCCGGGCAATTTCCCGATATCCGTCCCGGGTAGGATGGAGTCCGTCGCGCGTCAGTCCCGGTTTCAAGTGACCCGATGCATCCGCCAGCACAGAACCGATGTCTGCATAATACAAGCGGGACATCGCGGAAGATTCTACGGCATAACGGATTAAATTGTTGGTTGCGATCAATTTTCCATGCATCTGTTCCCCTTGGTCATCTCGAGGATAGATTCCCTGTAGCAGAATGGAACAAGCGGGCAGACATTCCCTGACAGAAGCACACAAGGCCATGAGACCGGCAGAGATATCCTCCGGCGACGAAGCAGGCAGATTGTTCGTTCCCAGAAGGACGACGCAAAGGGAGTCCGGTGCGGCTCCGTCCAGTTCTCCGTGTTCCACTCGCCACAAGGCATTCTCCACCCTGTCATTGCCGAATCCGAGATTGACGGGCTTAAACCCCTCCAAGTACTCCGTCCACAAGGCAGGAGCCGTCGCTACATAATCCAAGGGAGAATCGTCATAGGGTTCCCCTCCCCAGAAATGAGTAATGGAATCCCCCAACATCAGGAGACGGGGAGAGAGCTTCCGCACGGCACGGCACACCGCCCCATGGCGTATAGCCCAGTCGTAGGCCATAAAGTCCCTGTTCTGCGTCCTCCTCACCAGGATTTCCGGAGTCGGCAATGACGGAGGCATCCCCGGACGGGTGAAGGCCTGGACCTCTGAAATTCCCTTGCGTCCCAGAAAGATTCTGGCCCGGATTTCCGTCCCCGGATCGCATGCGACGGGAGCCAGGTACTGCCCCTGCAAAAACAATAAACGGGGACCGTCCCAAGGGAAACAGTAGCGGATCACCGCCCCTTCGGGTACATTGCCGGCAAGCGAAAGCTCCAATTCTCCGGTTTCCGTCCAAAGCCCATGTATCGTTGCATGATGTTCTCTCATCGCCGGCATTCCTTCGTTCGTCCAACAGGATTCAGAGTTTAAGAGATATCCCTCATATGATCGCGCATCTGCTGGCGCGATACGGAATCAGGCTGAGTTCCCTCACGATCTCCATAATTGATACCCCGACTGATACCGGCGCCGTGGGGTGCTCCGAGGCGCACATCCGCTTCGCTCGGCAGCAAGTGAACAGGGCGCTTGCTCCTAAACCAGAAATATCCCGTTGCAAAAAGGATCACCCCCACCAGTCCGATGAGCAGCAAATCCCGGTACGCCAGCATTTCCTCCTCCCATACCTTCACCAGAGCCCCAATGGAATTCTTTTTGACGCCCTCAGGTTCCGTAATTTCTACATTGACAGAAGGAATATTGGTTCCGGACAAGGAGATACCAGGTTTGGTCTGCGTCATGGCCTCCCGGCTTTCCTCCCGCGCATAATGGGCCATAGCCGCCATCGCTTCCAGCAATTGATCCATGGGATCGGTAAACACGGAAGCATTTTCCTTGATGTGGTGAAGGACAATGCGCCTGCGACGATCCCCCATCGCATCGTTCATTTCCTGATCGGCCGCAATCTGCATGGACTGGACATCGCCCAGATGTACGTGAAGCAACATGCTGCGTTCCCCCGGTTGAAACACCTGGCGAGCAAGCGTTGGAGCATTGACTTCCGGCGGCACTGACTGCCCCTTGGCAAAGATGCTTACATACACATGAATGCCAAACTGCTCCTGAAGCCTGGCCATCAGGAGCAGGACGTCATCGCGTTCAACCTCCGTCAACAGTTTTTGCGGATCAATTAATCCGATACCGGATGGACGGATATACTGCGGCAGGAACTGTTCGTCCACTCTCTCGAAATTTTCCGGGAAAGGATCCACGGGACTTGTCTCGGATGCCGATACGGCGGGAATGGGAGCATCTTTCTCATCATCCGAAGGAACACCCGGCAACAAGGAAGAGACAGAATCCCACCATTTACCCAGAAGAACAGATTTTTGATCCTTCTCCGTCCATTCCGGCATCGAACCCCCTTCCGGCCGATCTTGAGGATCGGAAGGTTCCGGTTCCCCCGGAGTAACAGCCGCCCCCATCAACAATACGGCGGCTAACATGCCGGGCAGCCACCGACCATAGGATCTTACAATTCCCATTTTCTCTTTCCCGCCTCCTTATCCGGAATTTTCCCCTCATTCCTGAAAGAGATTTTCGTTTCCTTCCCTTCGATGAAAGGCATTTCTTCTTTTTTGAAAACCACATTGTACTTGCCGGGATGGCGCAACACAGGCCCCGCTTGTGAGACCACATGACGAACTGCATCTTTCATCACTTTCCTGATGCCGGCCATCAACAGCCCGTCGCGCAGAAGAAGCCGCGACTTCACGATACTGGCATTAATCCGTTCGATATGAATATAGGGATCAAGCTGGTAACCCCAGATGAAACAGGCCGTGGCCGTCCTCACATCAATCACCAATACCAGAAGCCACTGGGGATCCACCCCGAGTTTTTCCCCACGTTCTCCAAACCCGGCCACTTGGATATCCATGTGATTAAACATCCAAAACGTATGACGCATCAAGCTGAACGGCTCCGTAATATTCGGAAAATAAACAGCCAGTGCCGCCGGAAGAATACGCCGTTCATATTTTTCAAGATCCCGCGCCAGCCGAATGCGGTCATGATGCCTCAGCGCCCCTGCATGATCGCAAATGCGACGAAAGGGCACCTTAGACTTCCCATACTGCTGGTTGACAGTGTCCAAAGAAAACCCGCAACGCGGACAAATAGAGTCCGCCCCACGGTGAAACGCTTGAAGACATTTAGGACACGTCGGCACGTGCTTTATGATAGACTTTCCAAGCCATTCTGGAAAGTATTTATTAAAACATATATTGCAGTTCCGTCACAAGTTATCCGTCCATTCCGGAATCAGATTTTCGGAATGGACAGCTACTCAAAAAGAAAAGGATCCGCACTCTGTCCACCAACGGTACCCATCTGTAAAAAAGATTGCAGACGTCAATCGGAAAACAGGATTTCAGCAGAGGTTTATTCCCCGTCTTTCTTCTCAATCATGTCGCGGGTGACAGGATAAACGGCCCCGCATCTCGGGCAGGTGACTTCAAGAGATTTCTCCCCGGCAAACAACTCGTCAAGTTTGTCTTCCATCGCCTTCAGCGTCGGCAGAATACGCCCTATATTACAGCCGCAATTGAATTTGAACTTCCGCGTTTCCAAAAGCTTGGTTTCTTCGACGGAATCAATTTCCTTCATCATGTCCACCGTCAGCGAGCCAAGCCACTCCTCATCGGCGTCCGGCTGGGCAGTCACCATGGTAAAGCACTCATCGGGCAGTTCCAGGCAGCGAGCCAGCCTCTGCTCGCTCTGCTGGTAGAATTCCTCCACCCACTCTGCGGGAGTATCTCCTTTGATATCGATG
This is a stretch of genomic DNA from Akkermansia sp. N21116. It encodes these proteins:
- a CDS encoding GDSL-type esterase/lipase family protein codes for the protein MREHHATIHGLWTETGELELSLAGNVPEGAVIRYCFPWDGPRLLFLQGQYLAPVACDPGTEIRARIFLGRKGISEVQAFTRPGMPPSLPTPEILVRRTQNRDFMAYDWAIRHGAVCRAVRKLSPRLLMLGDSITHFWGGEPYDDSPLDYVATAPALWTEYLEGFKPVNLGFGNDRVENALWRVEHGELDGAAPDSLCVVLLGTNNLPASSPEDISAGLMALCASVRECLPACSILLQGIYPRDDQGEQMHGKLIATNNLIRYAVESSAMSRLYYADIGSVLADASGHLKPGLTRDGLHPTRDGYREIARVLVPEIERLSCRT